From the genome of Bradyrhizobium sp. ORS 278:
GGGCGAGGTACACCACCGTCGCCGCGCGAGCTGTGATCAAATCACAGCACTGTCTGAGATTTCAGCTCGGCTTTTTGCCCTCACTCCTCCACGATCGCCACCGCGCGCGTCCATCCAGCGGACGCGCGCTCGATCTTGACCGGGAAGCACGACACCATGAACCCGGTCGGCGGCAGCTGCTCCAGATTGTGCAGCTTCTCGAGGTGGCAATAGCCGATGTGGCGGCCGGCCTTGTGGCCTTCCCAGATCAGCGCCGCGTCGTGGGTCTCGGCATATTTCTGCGCTGTGAACACGAACGGCGCATCCCAGCTCCAGCCGTCGGTGCCGGTCAACCGGACGCCGCGCTCGAGGAGATACATCGTCGCCTCATAGCCCATCCCACAGCCGGAGTTGACGTAGTTCGCCTGCCCGAAGCGCGCGCCGGCGGAGGTGTTGACCACAACGATCTCGAGCGGCGACAGCGTGTGGCCGATGCGTTTCAGCTCGGCCTCGACGTCCTTTGCCGTCACCACATAGCCATC
Proteins encoded in this window:
- a CDS encoding cyclase family protein, giving the protein MARKLIDISVPLQNDVPADPPGNHPTITYIDHQQGLPRMLQFFDGLKAEDLPDGQGWAVEQVNLSTHNGTHLDAPWHFHPTMNRGERAWTIDEVPLDWCLQPGVKLDFRHFPDGYVVTAKDVEAELKRIGHTLSPLEIVVVNTSAGARFGQANYVNSGCGMGYEATMYLLERGVRLTGTDGWSWDAPFVFTAQKYAETHDAALIWEGHKAGRHIGYCHLEKLHNLEQLPPTGFMVSCFPVKIERASAGWTRAVAIVEE